From a single Miscanthus floridulus cultivar M001 chromosome 8, ASM1932011v1, whole genome shotgun sequence genomic region:
- the LOC136477244 gene encoding hypersensitive-induced response protein 1-like, which translates to MGQVLGLIQVDQSTVAIKESFGKFDEILEPGCHFLPWCIGKQIAGYLSLRVQQLDVRCETKTKDNVFVNVVASVQYRALAEKASDAFYRLSNTREQIQSYVFDVIRASVPKMNLDDAFEQKNEIAKAVEDELEKAMSMYGYEIVQTLIVDIEPDVLVKRAMNEINAAARLRLAATEKAEAEKILQIKRAEGDAESKYLAGLGIARQRQAIVDGLRESVLAFSENVPGTSSKDVMDMVLVTQYFDTMKEIGASSKSSSVFIPHGPGAVRDIAAQIRDGQLQASLL; encoded by the exons ATGGGTCAAGTACTTGGCTTGATTCAAGTGGATCAATCCACAGTAGCCATCAAGGAATCTTTTGGGAAATTTGACGAAATCCTAGAGCCTGGATGTCACTTCTTGCCATGGTGCATAGGGAAGCAAATTGCTGGGTATCTGTCACTCCGTGTGCAGCAGCTTGATGTCCGCTGCGAAACAAAGACAAAG GATAATGTCTTCGTCAACGTTGTGGCATCTGTGCAATATCGTGCCCTTGCCGAAAAGGCATCCGATGCATTTTACAGGCTTAGTAACACCAGGGAGCAAATCCAGTCATATGTCTTTGATG TCATCAGGGCAAGTGTTCCAAAGATGAACTTGGATGATGCCTTTGAGCAGAAGAATGAAATCGCCAAAGCTGTAGAAGATGAACTAGAAAAG GCAATGTCTATGTATGGATATGAGATTGTGCAGACTCTGATTGTTGATATTGAGCCCGATGTGCTTGTGAAGAGAGCCATGAATGAGATCAATGCAG CTGCTAGGCTGAGGTTGGCTGCCACTGAGAAAGCTGAGGCAGAGAAGATACTGCAGATCAAGAGAGCTGAAGGTGATGCAGAATCCAAGTACTTGGCTGGTCTGGGTATCGCAAGACAGCGCCAGGCTATAGTGGATGGGCTGAGAGAGAGTGTTCTTGCTTTCTCTGAGAATGTTCCTGGGACCTCTTCAAAGGATGTCATGGACATGGTTCTGGTGACCCAGTACTTCGACACCATGAAGGAGATTGGGGCCTCATCCAAGTCCTCGTCGGTCTTCATCCCTCATGGACCAGGTGCTGTCAGAGACATCGCAGCGCAGATAAGGGATGGTCAGCTCCAGGCCAGTCTGCTGTGA